A stretch of Panthera uncia isolate 11264 chromosome A1 unlocalized genomic scaffold, Puncia_PCG_1.0 HiC_scaffold_16, whole genome shotgun sequence DNA encodes these proteins:
- the LOC125933853 gene encoding protocadherin-9-like — MCTQECLVLGHSDNCWMPPGLGPYQHPKSPLSTFAPQKEWVKKDKLVNGHTLTRAWKEDSNRNQFNDRKQYGSNEGHFNNGSHMTDIPLANLKSYKQAGGTIESPKEHQL, encoded by the coding sequence ATGTGCACTCAAGAGTGCTTGGTTTTGGGTCACTCTGATAATTGCTGGATGCCTCCTGGCTTGGGCCCATATCAACACCCTAAATCTCCTCTCTCAACCTTTGCACCCCAGAAAGAATGGGTCAAGAAGGACAAGCTTGTGAATGGGCACACCCTTACCAGAGCCTGGAAAGAAGATAGCAACAGGAACCAGTTCAATGACCGTAAGCAGTATGGCTCCAATGAAGGCCATTTCAACAATGGCAGCCACATGACAGACATTCCTCTGGCAAATCTGAAGTCTTATAAGCAAGCAGGAGGTACTATTGAGAGTCCGAAGGAGCAccaactctaa